The Aquitalea magnusonii region CGCCCATGCCCAGCTTGGAAATGGCACCTTCGGCACCACCGGCCACCATCACGTCGGCGTCGCCATACTGAATCATCCGGGCTGCATCGCCGATGCAGTGCGCACCGGTGGTGCAGGCAGACACGATGCCATACGACGGGCCCTGATAGCCCTTCAGGATGGACACGTGACCGGCGATCAGGTTGATCAGCGAACCGGGGATGAAGAAAGGACCGATCTTGCGGATGCCGTTTTCCTGTACGGCCACGCCGGTTTCCTCGATCAGCGGCAGACCGCCGATACCGGAACCGATGTTGACGCCAACGCGGGTCTTGTCCAGATCAGCCACATCGTCCAGGCCGGCATCAGCCACGGCCTGCAGCGCTGCTGCAATGCCGTAGTGGATGAACAGGTCGGAACGACGCGCTTCCTTGGGGGAAATATACGCGCTGATGTCGAAGTCCTTGACCTCGCCCGCGATCTGGCAATTCAGATCGCTGGCATCAAAACGGGTCACTTTGCCAATGCCGCTCTTGCCGGCCAACAGATTGGCCCAGCCAGTGGCAACATCATTGCCGACCGGGGAAATATGTCCCAGACCGGTTACTACAACTCTGCGTTTGGACACGAAGAATCTCCGTGAGTAGAGGGGAGGCAGTCTCCCGATGATCCCACAACTTCCGTGTGAAGCTGATGACAGTCAAACGGACGTTTGGAACCCTCTATAACAAAAGAACCTCTGCAGGCGAGCCAAGGCCACACCGCGCAGAGGTCCTGTACAGGCCTGAAAGTATTACTTGTTCAGGTGGGCGGTAACGTAATCAACGGCTTGCTGAACAGTGGTGATCTTTTCAGCTTCTTCGTCCGGGATTTCGCACTCGAACTCTTCTTCCAGAGCCATTACCAGCTCAACGGTGTCGAGGGAGTCAGCGCCCAGATCATCAACGAAGGACGATTCGATCTTGACTTCAGCTTCGTTTACGCCCAGTTGTTCGGCAACGATCTTTTTAACGCGCGCTTCGATGTTTTCCATTTGTCTAAACCCTTGACCTTTCTGATTCGGGATCACAAAACCCGTGTATTCTACAAAAAAAAATTAGAGCAGCCCACCTAAATCTTGTCTTTTGTTCGACAGGACCGGTTAAGGCATGAACATGCCGCCATTAACATGCAGCGTTTGGCCAGTGATATAGGCCGCACGGTCCGATGCCAGGAAGGCGGTTGCATCAGCAATATCCTTGGCATCGCCCAGGCGGCCCAGGGAAATCTGGCCCACCAGCGCGGTACGCTGTTCTTCCGGCAGGGCACGGGTCATGTCGGTATCGATAAAGCCCGGTGCCACACAGTTTACCGTGATATTGCGGCTGCCAACCTCACGCGCCATGGACTTGGTGAAGCCCATGATACCGGCTTTGGCCGCGGCGTAGTTGGTTTGACCGGGATTGCCGGTAGCGCCCACCACCGAAGCGATGTTGATGATGCGCCCCCAGCGGGCCTTCATCATGCCGCGCAGTACGGCCTTGGATGCCTTGAATACCGACTTCAGGTTGGTATCCATGATGGCATCCCAGTCGTCGTCCTTCATGCGCATCAACAGGCCATCACGGGTAATCCCGGCATTGTTGACCAGAATGGCCACCGCACCGAATTCCTTGTCGATGGCATCCACCAGGGCCTCGATGGCACCGTCTTCGGTCACGTTGAGCACGCGACCAGCACCACCATTGGCGGCCAGGCGTTGGTTAATGGCAGCTGCACCGGACTCGGAAGTCGCGGTACCGATGACAATGGCGCCCTCGGCTTGCAGCGCATCAGCAATGGCTGCGCCAATGCCACGCGAAGCGCCGGTAACCAGGGCTACTTTGCCTTGCAGACTCATTGAGGATGTCTCCTTGTTGTGTACTTCACCATCCGCCAGCACCGGCCAAGCAGCGCTGACGGATGAATATCATTGCAGCTCGGCCTTGGCCGCCTGCAGTGCGGCAGCGTCGGTCAGTGCCAGGCACTTGACGTTGCCGTCGATGCGCTTGGCCAGACCCGCCAGCACCTTGCCAGGGCCGCACTCGGCCATGCTGACGATGCCGTCGGCAGCCAGCTTCTGGATGGTTTCGGTCCAGCGCACCGGGCTGTATAGCTGGCGCACCAGTGCATCACGGATGTCGGCAGCGTCACTGTAGCTGGCCACGTCGGCATTGTGCAGCACCGGAATGGCCGGGGTATTGATATGTACTTGCAACAGGGCCTCGGCCAGTTGCATGCCCGCCGGCTTCATCAGCGCGCAGTGCGAAGGCACCGATACCGGCAGCGGCAGCGCACGCTTGGCGCCACGGGCCTTGCAGGCTTCCATGGCGCGCTCGACGGCGGCCTTGCTACCGGCAATCACCACCTGACCGGGCGAGTTGAAATTGACCGCTTCCACCACTTCGCCATTGGCCGCTTCGGCGCAGGCAGCGCGCACTTCATCGTCCGACAGGTTCAGGATGGCCGCCATGGCCCCCTGCCCGGCCGGTACGGCGTTCTGCATGGCTTCGGCACGCAGGCGCACCAGCTTGACCGCTTCGGCAAACGGCAGCGCACCGGCAGCGACCAGCGCGGTGTATTCACCCAGGCTGTGACCGGCAACCACCGCCGGCTGCTGACCACTGACATCCTGCCAGGCCAGATAAGTAGCTACACCGGCAGCCAGCATGATGGGCTGGGTATTGACCGTGGCATTGATGGCCTCGGCGCTATCCGCCTGCAACATGGCCCACAGATCCACGCCCAGCGCGCTGGAGGCTTCTTCGAAGGTGTGCTTGACGACCGGCAGATCGGCAAAGCCGTCCATCATTTTCAGGCTTTGCGAGCCCTGACCGGGAAAAAGAAAGGCAAACGCCATAGACAGTCTCCGCAATTTCGACGGAATAATAATCGACGGAAGGATGAGGCAATCAGACCTTGCTGCCAAGCACCCAGATCAAACGCCCATGCAAATGGGCGTTATCTACTTGCTTGGCACGGCATGAAACCGGCCAGTCCTCCGTCGCAAACAATCAGTACTGCAACAGCACGGCACCCCAGGCAAAACCACCGCCAATGCCTTCCAGCAGGATGGTCTGACCGCGCTGGATGCGGCCATCACGCACGGCATGGTCCAGCGCCAGCGGAATGGATGCCGCCGAAGTATTGCCCTGTTGCGGCAATGTCACGATCACCCGCTCCATCGACATGCCCAGGTGCTTGGCCGTGGATTCGATGATGCGCAAATTGGCCTGATGCGGCACCAGCCAGTCGACTTGCGACTTGTCGACGCCCGCTTCGGCCAGCGTGCTGCTGGCGATGTCGGACAGTGCCTTGACGGCAAACTTGAACACCGCCGGGCCGTCCATGTGCAAGAAGGGAATGCCCTGGATCTTGCCACCGGAAATCTGCGCCGGGGTATTCAGAATGTCTTTGTAGCGGCCATCGGAGGCCAGCTTGGCATGCAGGATGCCCGGCTCGTCCGAGGCACCCAGTATCACCGCGCCGGCACCATCGCCAAACAGCACGCAGGTGCGACGGTCTTCCCAGTCCATCACCCGCGACATCACCTCGGCACCGACAACCAGCACTTTGCTGGCCATGCCGCCCTTGATGTAGTTGTGCGCCGTGGTGAGGGCAAACATGAAGCCGGCACATACCGCCTGCACGTCAAATGCCGCGCAGCCGTGGATGCCCAGCTTTTCCTGCAACAGGCAGGCAGTGCTGGGGAAAATCATGTCGGGCGTGGTGGTGGCAACGATGATCAGATCGATCTCGGCCTTGTCGATGCCAGCGCTCTGGATGGCGGCTTCTGCTGCCTTCAGCGCCAGATCGCTGGTAGTTTCTTCATCGGACACGATGTGGCGGGCATGGATGCCAGTGCGCGAGACAATCCACTCGTCACTGGTTTCCACGCGCTCGGCCAGCATCGCATTCGTGAGCACATTGGATGGCAGATAGCTGCCAGTGCCTAGAATGCGGGAATGGGCCATGTATTAATCAGTTCGCTTCCGGCTCGGCTTGCTTGAGATTGTTTAATTGGTGGGCAACCCGGTCGGTAATATGACCAATCACGTCGGAGCCGGCTTCCTCGCAAGCCTGTTCCAGCGCGAAACGGAATCCTACGGCATCGGTTCCACCATGACTTTTCACCACGATGCCACGCAGGCCCAGCAAGCTGGCACCGTTGTAGCGACGGGGGTCGACACGTTTGCGGAACTGATTGAGCACCGGCATGGCTGCCAGCGCGCACAGGCGGGTCCACCAGTTGCGGGTGAATTCCTGCCGCAGGAAAGAGGCAATCATGTGCGCCAGCCCCTCAGCCGACTTGAGCGCCACATTGCCGGTAAAACCGTCGCAGACTACCACATCTACCGTGCCTTTGTAGACGTCGTTGCCTTCGACATTGCCGATGAAGTTCAGCTCGGACTGACGCAGGTATTCGCCGGCGCGCTTGACGCTGTCGTTACCCTTGATGTCTTCCGAACCGATATTGAGCAGCCCGACGCGCGGATTGGCATTGCCGGTAATGCTGGAAACCAGCTCCGAACCCATGATGCCGAACTGCATGAGTTGTTCTGGCGTGCAATCGACATTGGCGCCCAGGTCCAGCATGCAGGTGCTGCCCTTGACGGACGGCATCATCTTGGCGATGGCCGGTCGTTCGATGCCCGGAATGGTTTTGAGGACAAAGCGTGCGGTAGCCATCAGTGCGCCGGTATTGCCGGCGGACACGGCGGCTTGCGCCTCGCCTTCCTTCACCAGATTGATTGCCACCCGCATGGACGAATCTTTCTTGTTCTTCAGGGCGAGCTGCGGCGACTCGTCCATGCCCACCACTTGCGTGGCATGCTGGATACGGACGCGCGAACGCGCAACACCCGGATGACGGGACAATTCAGCCTCGATGGCTGCCTGGTCTCCGACAAGAATCAGATTGGTGTTGGGATGGTCTTGCAGGAATTGGATCGATGCTGGGACGGTGACCTTGAGGCCAACGTCACCGCCCATTGCATCAACCGCGACGGTGATAGTCATCAACGTGTACGGTAGTGAAACCTACCTGTTTTTATACAAAAGGTAAGTATTGGGTGAAAAAGGACGAATTATTCGCCTTTGGTAGCAACAACCTTGCGACCACGGTAGAAGCCGTTCGGGCTGATGTGGTGACGCAGGTGGGTTTCACCGGTCGTCGGCTCTTTGGCCAGCGACGGAGCGGTCAGAAAATCGTGGGCACGATGCATGCCGCGCTTGGACGGGGACTTTTTGTTCTGTTGAACAGCCATGTTCGACTCCTAGGAAAATCGCGTGTATTGATAACTCAAGACTTGGAGATCTTCAACGTGGCCAGCACCGCAAACGGATTGGGCTTGTCAGCCTTGGCACGTGTCAGAGCTTCCGAACCGCATTCGTCGTGTTTCGGCGAAAGCGGCAAGCCCATGATGATTTCGTCTTCGATCATTGCCACCACATCAAGCTCTTCCGGCGCGAGAATGGCATCCAGCGTTTCGTCCAGCTCGCAGGCTTCATCCAGCTTTTCCTGCCGGGTGAACAAGGTGACCACCGAATCGGTATTCACCTCGAACGGCATCACTTCCAGACAACGCTGGCAGCTTACCGCAACACTGGCTTTCACCTGCAGGCGCAGGGAAAGGCGGGACGAGCCATCACGAAAACCTTCCAGGGTGTATTCCACCAAGCCGGAGGTATCGGACAGGTCGCTATGCACACGCTCGTCCAGGGTGCTGACGGGCAGTTTGCCGGTCAGAACGCGGCCCTCACGGGCGAACTTGAGCGGGTCGATCAAAATCGGGTTAGACATAAACCCAGCATGATATAATCCGCCTCCCTGATTTGTCAAAATAATCAAGCAATACCACCATGCAGATCATCCTGGCTTCCACCTCCCGCTACCGGCAGGAAATCATCGCCCGCCTCGGGCTGCCCTTCACCGCCGTGCCGCCCGTCTGCGACGAAACCCCGCTGCCCGGCGAAAGCGCGCTGGACACTGCCGTGCGCCTGGCGCGCAGCAAGGCCCAGTCGCTGGCGGCTGACTACCCGAATGCCCTGATCATCGGCTCAGATCAGGTTGCCCTGCTCGATGGCCAGCAAATCGGCAAACCCGGCTCGTTTGAAAACGGCGTGGCCATGTTGCAGTGGATGAGCGGCCGCACCGTGGTGTTCCACTCGGCGTTGGCGCTGTATAACACTGCCAGCGGGCGTTTGCAGGAAACCGTGGGCATCACCCGCGTGACCTTGCGTCAGCTCACCGAGCAGCAGATTCGCAATTACCTGACGCGCGAGCCGGACGCCCTGCACTGCGCGGGCAGCGCCAAGAGTGAAGGCCTGGGCGGCGCCCTGCTGGAAAAGGTGGAGTCGGACGACCCGAACGCCCTGATCGGCGTGCCGCTGTTCCAACTTATCAGCATGTTGAATGCCGAAGGCGTGGAGATTCTGTAATGGCCGGCACCCTGTTTCTGATTCCCGCCCCGCTGGGCGACGAAAGCATTGCCTGGCTGCCTGCCAGCGAAGCGGCCAAGGTGCTGCATATCCGCCACTTTGTGGTGGAAGCGGAAAAAACCGCGCGCAAGCACCTCAAGGCGCTGGGCGTCAGCACGCCCATTCGCGAGCTGGCGATGAGCACGCTCAACGAACACACCAAGCCAGCCGATGTCACCGCCCTGCTTGCGCCGCTGCTGGCGGGTGAAGACGTGGGCCTGATCTCCGAAGCCGGCTGCCCGGCGGTAGCCGACCCCGGCGCGCAACTGGTGGCACTGGCGCACGAGCGCGGCATCCGCGTGGCACCGCTGATCGGCCCTTCTTCCATTTTGCTGGCGCTGATGGCCTCCGGAGCCAATGGCCAGTGCTTTGCCTTCCACGGCTACCTGCCGGTGGATGCGGCTGAAAAGGCCAAAGTGGTGAAGGAACTGGAGCAACGCTCGCGCCAGCGCAATGAAACCCAGGTGTTCATTGAAACGCCTTACCGCAACAACGCGCTGCTGCAGCAATTGCGTGAGACACTGGCCCCCACCACCCGGCTGGCCGTGGCTTGCGACCTGACCCTGCCGACGGAAACCATTGTCAGCCGCCTGGTAAAAGACTGGCCGCAAGCTGCGCCGGATTTCCACAAGCGCCCGGCCATTTTCATCCTGCACGCTGCCTGAAAGCCCATACCATGCCCAAGCTGCCGCCACTGATCCATTCGCTGCTGGATACCGATCTGTACAAATTCACCATGCTGCAGGCCATCCTGCACCAGTTCCCGGCGGCTTACGGGCAATATGAATTCCGCTGCCGCAACCAGCCGGACTTCCCGCTATCGCAATTGCACAAGGAAGTGGAAGCCCAACTGGACTGGCTGTGCCAGTTGCAATTCACCCAGCCGGAGCTGGCTTATCTGCGCAGCCTGCGCTTCATCAAGAGTGATTTTGTCGATTACCTGGAACTGTTCCACCTGCAGCGGCGCTTTATCCGGGTGGAGTGCGATGGCGATGCGCTGAACATTCATATCGAAGGACCGCTGGTGCAGGCCATGTTCTTCGAGATTTTCGTGCTGGCCATCGTCAACGAGCTGTACTTCCGCCGCCTGGACACGCCGCAAATCCGTGAAGAAGGCCAACGGCGGCTGGACGCCAAGATTGCCACCCTGCTGCGCTTCGAGGCGGAAGAAAGCGCCAGCCAGCGCTTTCCCTTGCTGATTTCCGACTTCGGCACCCGCCGCCGCTTCAGCCGCGAATGGCAGCAACAGGTAGTGGAACAACTCAATGCCGCCCTGCCCAAGATTTTCCGTGGCACCAGCAATGTCTGGCTGGCGTGGAAACTGGGCATTACCCCCATCGGCACCATGGCGCATGAATTCTTTCAGGCCTTCCAGGCGCTGGGGGTGCGGCTGCGTGACTTCCAGAATGCGGCGCTGGAAGCCTGGGTGCAGGAATACCGCGGCGACCTGGGCATCGCCCTCACCGACGTGGTGTGCATGGATGCCTTTCTGGCCGATTTCGACTTGTACTTTGCCAAGCTGTTCGATGGCCTGCGTCACGACAGCGGTGACGCGGTGGAATGGGCAGACAAGGCGATTGCCCATTACCGCAAGCTGCGCATCGATCCGGCCACCAAGATGCTCACCTTCAGCGATGGGCTGAGCGTGGACCGTGCGCTGGAACTGCACCGCCGCTACAGCCCGCACATTCAGGTGAGCTTTGGCATTGGCACCCACTTCACCAATGACATGGGGCTGGAGCCACTGCAGATCGTGCTGAAGCTGGTGAGCTGCAATGGCCAGCCGGTAGCCAAATTATCCGACAGCCCAGGCAAGACCATGTGCAGCGACCAAACCTTCCTCGCCTACCTGCGCCAGGTATTCAAGGTGGCAGCGCCGGCAGCGGATTCAGTCGCGCAATAAGGCCAGCAGCGTCTGCCGCGCCACCTCAGGCAGACGCTCCCCCGCCAGTGCCACCGTGCGCTCGCCCAGCATCCGGTAGACCGGCTGCAACGCCTGCGGCAATACCGCCAGATGGCGCGCCACGGTGGCGGCATCGCCGCGCACGATGGGGCCGGTCAGCGCCGGCTGCGACCCCATGTTCAGCGCATTGGCCAGACTGCCCTGCATCAGCGGCCCCAGCAGCGCTGGCAATAACTGCTCATCCACACCGCCCTGTCGTGCCAGTTGACTGGCGATGTCGGTCAGCGTCACCAGATAATTGGACGCTACCGACAAGGCGGCGTGATAGGCCGCCTTGCCACCGGGTGCCAGTGCAAACGGACGCGCGCCAATGGCCGCGGCAAAATCCTGCAACAAGGGCAGCGCTGCCGCATCGCCTTCCAGCGCGCACAAGGTGCCGGCAAACTGTTGCACCGCCCGCTCAGGATCGGCAAAGGAAAACGCCGGATGCAGGCTGGCCACATGCGCCCCCACCTCACGCAAGGGTGCCAGGATTTCCGCCTCCGCCGCGCCGCTGGCGTGAAACACCACCGTCCCGGCGGCGATCACCTCACCGTCAGCCAACGCCTGCGCCGTGGCGGCAATGGCATCGTCCGGCACCGACAGCAAGATCAGCGCCGCCGGCTGCAAGGCCGCCACGTGCTGACATGCCCTGCCTGCGCCGATAAAGTCCACCGCCGCCTGTGCCGATGCCGTGCTGCGGGCCAGACAGTCCTGCACCCGGTATTGACCGCTGCTGGCCGCCAGGCGACCCAGCGTACGTCCCAGCTTGCCGGTTCCTATAATGTTGAGTCTCTGCATTACCCATCCTCTTTCTTGATACCGCTGGCGGCATATCTGACGATGCCGCTAGAATAATCCTGCTTAACAATATTTTACCCGCCACCACAGCAGCCCCCGGGGGAGTCCGCATCATGAAGCTGGTGATCTTCTTTGGCATCATCGCCATTGTCCTGCTGTATTTCGTCACCCTGTACAACGCACTGGTCAACCTCAAGCACGCTGTAGCCCGCTGCTGGGCCAATATCGACGTGCTGCTCAAGCAGCGCCACGATGAACTGCCCAAGCTGGTGGAGGTATGCAAGCAGTACGCCCAGTTCGAACAGCAAACCCTCAGCCGGGTGATGGAGGCGCGCTCCGCCGTGGCGCAATATGCCCAAAGCCGCAATATGGAAGGACTGGGCCACGAAGAAGGCAAGCTGCGCGGCCTGATCGGCCAGGTGCTGGCCGTGGCTGAAGCCTACCCGGAATTGAAGGCTGACCAGCAATTCTCGCATCTGGCCGAGCGCATCAGCCAGTTGGAAGACACCATCGCGGATCGGCGCGAGCTGTATAACGATGCCGTCAATCTCAATAATGTGCGCATCGAGCAGTTTCCCGATGTGCTCATCGCCCGCCTGTTCAACTTCCCAGCCGCCCGCCCCTTGCAGTTCAACGCGGCGGAAAAGCGCGATGTCGATCTGGCGCGACTGTTCCGTCAGGACTGAGCCATGCAGCAGTGGTTGAGCTGGCAATGGACACGCAATGGCTGGATGGCCTTTGGCCTCTACCTGCTGCTGGGCATTGCCGGCTTCAAGCTGGGCCTGCCGGCCTTCCAGCACATCCTGCTGCCCGCCATGCTGGCCTGCGGGCTGATTGGCTGGTGGCTGAACTACCGGCGCTACCGCCTGATTGCCGACACGCCCACGGCCCGCGCGGCGAGTGCCGCGCTGGGCCATGTCGAGCTTTATGGCGTGGCCGCCAATCATGAAAGCGCGGTCAACTACAGCCCCTACTCCGGACGGCGTTGCGTCTGGTATCGCTGCTGGCGTTATCACCATGAGCGACAAGCCGGCAGCCAGGATGGCGTGCTTGAGCCGCTTGCGCTGGACAGTGCCAGCCTGCTCTCACGCCCGGAATGCAGCGAGCAGTCCTTTGTGCTGCAAGATGGCAAACAGACGGTGATCATCCATCCCGAAGGTGCCGAGGTGCAGTCACCGCACCGCGAAAGCTGGCAGGAAGGCAGAGAAACGCTGGTGGAGGAATGGATAGACGAAGGCGACCCGCTCTACGTACTGGGCCAGTTGAGCAGCCACGGCGGCGTGCGGCCCGACCAGCAGGCATTCCGCCAGGATGTCGGTGCCAAATTAAGCGAGTGGAAACGGGACCAGCCCGCCTTGCTGCGCCGTTTTGATCTGGACGGCAGCGGGCAGATCAGCGAACAGGAATGGCTGCTGGTTCGCGCCGCGGCCGAACGCGAGGTGAGCCAGTTACACCGGCAACTGGCCAGCACCCCCGCCACCCTGCATGTACGCAGACCGGATGACGGCAAGCCATTTCTGATCAACACCCTGACGCCACAAGCCGTGGCCCGCAGCTACCGCTGGCGTGCCTGGCTGCATGCGCTGGCCGCGCTGTTGAGCTTGCTGGCCTGGCTGCATGGCACCAGCGCCAACTGAAACGGTTTGCAAGGCATGATGCAGGCCAGGAAAATTCCACTTATCATGGAAACAGCCTGAGTGAAACAGCCTGAGTCGCCAGCCGCCGATAATGACTGCTAGCACAAGAGCGCCATAGCGCCGGGAGACCACCATGATCCGCCTGATTTATTCCAGCGCCCTCAACCCTGCCTATTCCGTGCAGGAGCTGCATGGCCTGCTGGCCGGCTACCGCGCACGCAACCAGCGCATGGGCATCAACAGTCTGCTGTTGCTGATGAACAAGGACTTCCTGCAAATGCTGGAAGGCGAGGAAGCCGCGGTGGATGAACTGTACGACTTCATCCAGCACGACCAGCACCATTTGCAACTGACCCTGCTATCGCGCGAAACCGTGGACGAACCGTGCTTTCCCGATCAACCCCTGATGTTTGTGGATACCGAAGAGCTGGCGCGCAAACTGGGCCACCCGGTACACCTGAGCAATATCGCCCTACACGGTGAGCTGGACCACGCCGAACGCGCCAAGCGTTTTGTGCAGGAATTCATCAACGGCAAGTGGCACCACCACCTGCCCAATGGCCAGAATCCGCAAGTGGTTCACCGGCACTGATTTGCCGGGCAAGAAAAAAGGCTGCCATCCGGCAGCCTTTTTTGCATCGGCAGAAAATGCTTACAAGGCCGCCGCTTTCAGCGCCTGATCCACATCCGCCAGAATGTCATCGATATGCTCGATGCCGATGGACAGGCGGATCAGCTCAGGACGCACCCCGGCCTTGAGCTGCTCCTCTGGCGACAACTGACGGTGGGTGGTGGAGGCCGGGTGGCAAGCCAGGCTCTTGGCATCGCCGATATTCACCAGACGGGTCACCAGTTGCAGCGCATCGATGAAGCGGCCACCGGCCTCGATGCCACCCTTGATGCCGAAGGACAGAATGCCCGAAGCCCGCCCGCCCATGTATTTGTCCACCAGGGCTTTGTTGGGGCTGGAAGGCAAGGCGGCGTATTCCACCCACTCCACCGCCGGGTGCGCCTGCAGGCGCTCGGCCACCTTCAGCGCATTGTCGCAGATGCGATCCAGGCGCAAGGCCAGGGTTTCGATGCCTTGCAGGATCAGGAAGGCATTGAAGGGCGATATGGCGGCGCCCATATTGCGCAGCGGCACCACGCGGGCACGGGCGATATAGGCTGCCGGGCCCAGTGCCTCGACATAGTTCACGCCGTGATAGCTGACATCCGGCGTATTCAGGCGCACAAAACGCTCTTTATGCTCGCCCCAGGGGAATTTGCCGGAATCGACAATGATGCCGCCAATGCTGGTGCCGTGGCCACCCAGGTATTTGGTGAGGCTGTGTACCACGATATCCGCGCCATGCTCGAAGGGGCGGCACAGATAAGGCGACGGCACGGTATTGTCGACAATCAGCGGCAGGCCGTGCTGGTGGGCTTCCTGGGCAAAGGCGGCAAAGTCCACCACATTGCCCAGCGGGTTGCCCACCGATTCGCAGAACACCGCCTTGGTCTTGTCATCCACCAGCTTGCTGATGGAGGCCGGGTCTTTGTAGTCGATGAAACGCACTTCGATGCCCAGTTGCGGGAAGGTGTGGGCAAACAGATTGTAAGTACCGCCATACAGCGTGCTGGTGGCAATGATGTTGTCGCCAGCCTCGGCAATGGTCTGGATGGCATAGCTGATGGCCGCCATGCCGGAGGCCACCGCCAGCGCACCGATGCCGCCTTCCAGCGCAGCCACGCGCTTTTCCAGCACATCGGTGGTGGGATTCATGATGCGGGTATAGATATTACCCTGCACTTTCAGATCGAACAGATCAGCACCGTGCTGGGTGCTGTCAAAGGCATAGCTGGTGGTTTGATACAGCGGCACCGCCACCGCCTTGGTGGTCGGGTCCGGGCTGTAG contains the following coding sequences:
- the acpP gene encoding acyl carrier protein, producing MENIEARVKKIVAEQLGVNEAEVKIESSFVDDLGADSLDTVELVMALEEEFECEIPDEEAEKITTVQQAVDYVTAHLNK
- the fabG gene encoding 3-oxoacyl-ACP reductase FabG, with amino-acid sequence MSLQGKVALVTGASRGIGAAIADALQAEGAIVIGTATSESGAAAINQRLAANGGAGRVLNVTEDGAIEALVDAIDKEFGAVAILVNNAGITRDGLLMRMKDDDWDAIMDTNLKSVFKASKAVLRGMMKARWGRIINIASVVGATGNPGQTNYAAAKAGIMGFTKSMAREVGSRNITVNCVAPGFIDTDMTRALPEEQRTALVGQISLGRLGDAKDIADATAFLASDRAAYITGQTLHVNGGMFMP
- the fabD gene encoding ACP S-malonyltransferase, yielding MAFAFLFPGQGSQSLKMMDGFADLPVVKHTFEEASSALGVDLWAMLQADSAEAINATVNTQPIMLAAGVATYLAWQDVSGQQPAVVAGHSLGEYTALVAAGALPFAEAVKLVRLRAEAMQNAVPAGQGAMAAILNLSDDEVRAACAEAANGEVVEAVNFNSPGQVVIAGSKAAVERAMEACKARGAKRALPLPVSVPSHCALMKPAGMQLAEALLQVHINTPAIPVLHNADVASYSDAADIRDALVRQLYSPVRWTETIQKLAADGIVSMAECGPGKVLAGLAKRIDGNVKCLALTDAAALQAAKAELQ
- a CDS encoding beta-ketoacyl-ACP synthase III, with amino-acid sequence MAHSRILGTGSYLPSNVLTNAMLAERVETSDEWIVSRTGIHARHIVSDEETTSDLALKAAEAAIQSAGIDKAEIDLIIVATTTPDMIFPSTACLLQEKLGIHGCAAFDVQAVCAGFMFALTTAHNYIKGGMASKVLVVGAEVMSRVMDWEDRRTCVLFGDGAGAVILGASDEPGILHAKLASDGRYKDILNTPAQISGGKIQGIPFLHMDGPAVFKFAVKALSDIASSTLAEAGVDKSQVDWLVPHQANLRIIESTAKHLGMSMERVIVTLPQQGNTSAASIPLALDHAVRDGRIQRGQTILLEGIGGGFAWGAVLLQY
- the plsX gene encoding phosphate acyltransferase PlsX, with product MTITVAVDAMGGDVGLKVTVPASIQFLQDHPNTNLILVGDQAAIEAELSRHPGVARSRVRIQHATQVVGMDESPQLALKNKKDSSMRVAINLVKEGEAQAAVSAGNTGALMATARFVLKTIPGIERPAIAKMMPSVKGSTCMLDLGANVDCTPEQLMQFGIMGSELVSSITGNANPRVGLLNIGSEDIKGNDSVKRAGEYLRQSELNFIGNVEGNDVYKGTVDVVVCDGFTGNVALKSAEGLAHMIASFLRQEFTRNWWTRLCALAAMPVLNQFRKRVDPRRYNGASLLGLRGIVVKSHGGTDAVGFRFALEQACEEAGSDVIGHITDRVAHQLNNLKQAEPEAN
- the rpmF gene encoding 50S ribosomal protein L32; the encoded protein is MAVQQNKKSPSKRGMHRAHDFLTAPSLAKEPTTGETHLRHHISPNGFYRGRKVVATKGE
- a CDS encoding YceD family protein codes for the protein MSNPILIDPLKFAREGRVLTGKLPVSTLDERVHSDLSDTSGLVEYTLEGFRDGSSRLSLRLQVKASVAVSCQRCLEVMPFEVNTDSVVTLFTRQEKLDEACELDETLDAILAPEELDVVAMIEDEIIMGLPLSPKHDECGSEALTRAKADKPNPFAVLATLKISKS
- a CDS encoding Maf family protein — encoded protein: MQIILASTSRYRQEIIARLGLPFTAVPPVCDETPLPGESALDTAVRLARSKAQSLAADYPNALIIGSDQVALLDGQQIGKPGSFENGVAMLQWMSGRTVVFHSALALYNTASGRLQETVGITRVTLRQLTEQQIRNYLTREPDALHCAGSAKSEGLGGALLEKVESDDPNALIGVPLFQLISMLNAEGVEIL
- a CDS encoding SAM-dependent methyltransferase gives rise to the protein MAGTLFLIPAPLGDESIAWLPASEAAKVLHIRHFVVEAEKTARKHLKALGVSTPIRELAMSTLNEHTKPADVTALLAPLLAGEDVGLISEAGCPAVADPGAQLVALAHERGIRVAPLIGPSSILLALMASGANGQCFAFHGYLPVDAAEKAKVVKELEQRSRQRNETQVFIETPYRNNALLQQLRETLAPTTRLAVACDLTLPTETIVSRLVKDWPQAAPDFHKRPAIFILHAA
- the pncB gene encoding nicotinate phosphoribosyltransferase; this translates as MPKLPPLIHSLLDTDLYKFTMLQAILHQFPAAYGQYEFRCRNQPDFPLSQLHKEVEAQLDWLCQLQFTQPELAYLRSLRFIKSDFVDYLELFHLQRRFIRVECDGDALNIHIEGPLVQAMFFEIFVLAIVNELYFRRLDTPQIREEGQRRLDAKIATLLRFEAEESASQRFPLLISDFGTRRRFSREWQQQVVEQLNAALPKIFRGTSNVWLAWKLGITPIGTMAHEFFQAFQALGVRLRDFQNAALEAWVQEYRGDLGIALTDVVCMDAFLADFDLYFAKLFDGLRHDSGDAVEWADKAIAHYRKLRIDPATKMLTFSDGLSVDRALELHRRYSPHIQVSFGIGTHFTNDMGLEPLQIVLKLVSCNGQPVAKLSDSPGKTMCSDQTFLAYLRQVFKVAAPAADSVAQ
- a CDS encoding Rossmann-like and DUF2520 domain-containing protein gives rise to the protein MQRLNIIGTGKLGRTLGRLAASSGQYRVQDCLARSTASAQAAVDFIGAGRACQHVAALQPAALILLSVPDDAIAATAQALADGEVIAAGTVVFHASGAAEAEILAPLREVGAHVASLHPAFSFADPERAVQQFAGTLCALEGDAAALPLLQDFAAAIGARPFALAPGGKAAYHAALSVASNYLVTLTDIASQLARQGGVDEQLLPALLGPLMQGSLANALNMGSQPALTGPIVRGDAATVARHLAVLPQALQPVYRMLGERTVALAGERLPEVARQTLLALLRD